In Oryza sativa Japonica Group chromosome 3, ASM3414082v1, one DNA window encodes the following:
- the LOC4332596 gene encoding argininosuccinate lyase, chloroplastic: MAAATSQSFLSPAPNPLLRPRILPFPAGGSVSLRGRRPAFPSVAAASTSMASSESEERKETKLWGGRFEEGVTDAVEGFTESISYDWQLYKYDIMGSKAHASMLAAQGLITAGDKDIILEGLDQIEKLIQDGKFEWRTDREDVHMNIEAALIEKVGEPAKKLHTARSRNDQIVTDLRLWCRDAIDKILFRIKQFQVSLVLLASKYVDLIVPGYTHLQRAQPVLLPHLLLSYVEQLERDAGRLVNCRERLNFCPLGACALAGTGLPIDRFKTAKDLKFTAPMKNSIDAVSDRDFVLEFLAANSIAAVHLSRIGEEWVLWASEEFGFLTPSDSVSTGSSIMPQKKNPDPMELVRGKSARVFGDLMTVLTLCKGLPQAYNRDLQEDKEPLFDSVKAVLGMLEVCTEFAQNISFNSKRIQSSLPAGYLDATTLADYLVKKGVPFRTSHEIVGRSVALCVSKNCQLAELGLDDLKSVHPVFEGDVYEYLGVENAVNKFISYGSTGSEQVKKQLEDWRTQLGISS, translated from the exons atggccgccgccacctcccaaTCCTTCCTCTCGCCGGCGCCCAACCCCCTTCTCCGCCCGAGgatcctccccttccccgccgGCGGGTCCGTGtccctccgcggccgccgccccgccttcccgtccgtcgccgcggcgtccaCATCGATGGCGTCCTCGGAGagcgaggagaggaaggagaccAAGCTGTGGGGCGGGCGATTCGAGGAGGGCGTCACCGACGCCGTGGAAGGGTTCACCGAGTCCATCTCCTACGACTGGCAGCTCTACAAGTACGACATCATGGGCAGCAAGGCCCACGCATCCATGCTCGCCGCGCAG GGTTTGATAACGGCTGGCGATAAGGACATCATCTTAGAGGGGCTTGATCAAATAGAGAAGCTGATTCAGGATGGAAAATTTGAGTGGCGGACAGACCGGGAGGATGTCCATATGAATATTGAGGCAGCTCTGATCGAAAAGGTTGGTGAACCAGCCAAGAAACTGCATACTGCTAGGAGCCGCAATGACCAAATCGTGACGGATCTCCGCCTGTGGTGCCGTGATGCTATTGACAAGATTTTGTTCCGCATCAAACAGTTTCAG GTGTCTCTTGTTCTGTTAGCTTCAAAATATGTTGACTTAATAGTTCCTGGTTACACTCACCTGCAAAGGGCACAGCCTGTTTTGCTTCCACATCTCCTCTTATCATATGTTGAACAG TTGGAGCGTGATGCTGGACGGCTGGTCAACTGCAGGGAACGGTTGAATTTCTGTCCTCTTGGTGCTTGTGCTTTGGCTGGTACTGGACTTCCTATCGATAGGTTCAAAACTGCTAAAGATTTGAAGTTTACAGCTCCAATGAAGAACAG TATTGATGCAGTATCAGACCGCGACTTTGTATTGGAATTTCTTGCTGCCAATTCAATTGCTGCTGTTCATCTTTCACGAATTGGTGAAGAGTGGGTCTTATGGGCATCAGAGGAGTTTGGATTCCTCACACCAAGTGACTCTGTTTCAACTGGAAGCAGCATTATGCCACAGAAGAAAAATCCAGATCCAATGGAGCTTGTTCGTGGCAAATCTGCTCGTGTTTTTGGAGATCTCATGACTGTCCTCACCCTTTGTAAAGGACTTCCGCAGGCCTACAACCGTGATTTACAG GAAGACAAGGAACCCTTGTTTGACAGCGTGAAGGCTGTATTAGGAATGCTTGAAGTATGTACCGAGTTTGCTCAAAATATCTCCTTCAACTCAAAAAGAATACAAAGTTCGCTGCCTGCTGGCTATTTGGATGCAACAACACTAGCAGATTATCTTGTGAAGAAG GGCGTGCCGTTCAGAACCTCGCACGAGATAGTTGGAAGGTCTGTAGCTCTATGCGTCTCGAAGAACTGTCAGCTCGCCGAACTTGGACTAGACGACCTGAAATCTGTTCACCCCGTTTTTGAGGGCGATGTGTACGAGTATCTGGGAGTGGAGAACGCCGTAAACAAGTTCATATCTTACGGCTCTACAGGCTCGGAGCAAGTAAAAAAACAGCTCGAGGATTGGCGCACTCAGCTTGGCATTAGTTCATAA
- the LOC9269659 gene encoding probable glycosyltransferase 5, translated as MMEKHGGKVTSDRRAGRRQHGQRCSASDAAPLVVVVILIVAALFLILGPTGSSSFTVPRIRVVFNEPVHVAVAAPPPPPPPAQMQAGANASSEEDSGLPPPRQLTDPPYSLGRTILGYDARRSAWLAAHPEFPARVAPAGRPRVLVVTGSAPARCPDPDGDHLLLRAFKNKVDYCRIHGLDVFYNTAFLDAEMSGFWAKLPLLRMLMVAHPEAELIWWVDSDAVFTDMLFEIPWERYAVHNLVLHGWEAKVFDEKSWIGVNTGSFLIRNCQWSLDLLDAWAPMGPRGPVRDRYGELFAEELSGRPPFEADDQSALIYLLVTQRQRWGDKVFIESSYDLNGFWEGIVDKYEELRRAGRDDGRWPFVTHFVGCKPCRRYADSYPAERCRRGMERAFNFADDQILKLYGFAHESLNTTAVRRVRNETGEPLDAGDEELGRLLHPTFRAARPT; from the coding sequence ATGATGGAGAAGCACGGTGGCAAGGTGACGTCTGACCGGCGAGCCGGCCGCCGGCAGCACGGCCAACGCTGTTCGGCGAGCGACGCCGcccctctcgtcgtcgtcgtgatcCTCATCGTCGCCGCGCTGTTCCTCATCCTCGGCCCGACCGGCTCCTCCAGCTTCACCGTGCCGCGGATCCGCGTCGTGTTCAACGAACCCGTCCACGTCGCGGTGgcggctccgcctccgcctccgccgccggcgcagatGCAAGCCGGCGCCAACGCGAGCAGCGAGGAGGATAgtggcctcccgccgccgcggcagctgACGGACCCGCCCTACTCGCTGGGGCGCACCATCCTGGGCTACGACGCGCGGCGTTCGGCGTGGCTGGCGGCGCACCCGGAGTTCCCGGCGCGCGTGGCGCCCGCGGGGCGGCCGCGCGTGCTGGTGGTGACcgggtcggcgccggcgcggtgccCCGACCCGGACGGCGACCACCTGCTTCTGCGCGCGTTCAAGAACAAGGTGGACTACTGCCGCATTCACGGCCTCGACGTGTTCTACAACACGGCGTTCCTGGACGCGGAGATGTCGGGGTTCTGGGCGAAGCTGCCGCTGCTGCGGATGCTGATGGTGGCGCACCCGGAGGCGGAGCTGATCTGGTGGGTGGACTCCGACGCGGTGTTCACCGACATGCTGTTCGAGATCCCATGGGAGCGGTACGCGGTGCACAACCTCGTGCTCCATGGCTGGGAGgccaaggtgttcgacgagaAGAGCTGGATCGGCGTCAACACCGGCAGCTTCCTCATCCGCAACTGCCAGTGGTCGCTCGACCTGCTCGACGCGTGGGCGCCCATGGGGCCGCGCGGGCCGGTGCGAGACAGGTACGGCGAGCTCTTCGCCGAGGAGctctccggccggccgccgtTCGAGGCCGACGACCAGTCGGCGCTCATCTACCTTCTGGTCACGCAACGGCAGAGGTGGGGGGACAAGGTGTTCATCGAGAGCTCCTACGACCTCAACGGGTTCTGGGAGGGCATCGTGGACAAGTACGAGGAGCTGCGGCGGGCGGGGCGCGACGACGGCCGGTGGCCGTTCGTCACGCACTTCGTCGGGTGCAAGCCGTGCCGGAGGTACGCCGACAGCTACCCGGCGGAGCGGTGCCGGCGCGGCATGGAGCGCGCGTTCAACTTCGCGGACGACCAAATACTGAAGCTGTACGGGTTCGCGCACGAGTCGCTGAATACCACGGCCGTGCGGCGCGTCAGGAACGAGACCGGCGAGCCGCtagacgccggcgacgaggagctcgGCCGGTTGCTGCACCCCACGTTCAGAGCCGCAAGGCCCACGTAG
- the LOC4332599 gene encoding probable glycosyltransferase 4 has protein sequence MSKLQDRHGGEAAADVGRRARHQRLLLSFPVFPIVLLLLAPCTIFFFTSGDVPLPRIRIEYARRDAPTITAVAADTSPPPPSPPSSSPPPLSFPPPPPPPSSPPPPALPVVDDHSDTQRSLRRLRQLTDSPYTLGPAVTGYDARRAEWLRDHTEFPASVGRGRPRVLMVTGSAPRRCKDPEGDHLLLRALKNKVDYCRVHGFDIFYSNTVLDAEMSGFWTKLPLLRALMLAHPETELLWWVDSDVVFTDMLFEPPWGRYRRHNLVIHGWDGAVYGAKTWLGLNAGSFIIRNCQWSLDLLDAWAPMGPPGPVRDMYGKIFAETLTNRPPYEADDQSALVFLLVTQRHRWGAKVFLENSYNLHGFWADIVDRYEEMRRQWRHPGLGDDRWPLITHFVGCKPCGGDDASYDGERCRRGMDRAFNFADDQILELYGFAHESLDTMAVRRVRNDTGRPLDADNQELGRLLHPTFKARKKKTSRAARPM, from the coding sequence ATGTCGAAGTTGCAGGACCGCCAcggtggcgaggcggcggccgacgtCGGCCGCCGAGCGCGTCACCAGCGGCTGCTGCTCAGCTTCCCGGTGTTCCCGATCGTGCTGCTGCTCCTCGCCCCGTgcaccatcttcttcttcacgTCCGGCGACGTGCCGCTCCCCCGCATCCGCATCGAGTACGCTCGCCGTGACGCTCCGACGATCACCGCGGTGGCAGCGGacacgtcgccgccaccaccttcaccaccgtcgtcgtcgccgccaccgttgtcgtttccgcctccaccgcctccgccatcATCACCACCTCCGCCAGCTCTGCCTGTGGTCGATGATCACAGCGACACGCAACGGTCGCTCCGGCGGCTGCGGCAGCTGACGGACAGCCCGTACACGCTCGGCCCGGCCGTGACGGGCTACGACGCGCGCAGAGCGGAGTGGCTGCGCGATCACACGGAGTTCCCGGCGTCGGTGGGGCGGGGCCGGCCGCGGGTGCTGATGGTGACCGGgtcggcgccgcggcggtgcaAGGATCCCGAGGGCGACCACCTGCTCCTCCGCGCGCTCAAGAACAAGGTGGACTACTGCCGCGTCCACGGCTTCGACATCTTCTACAGCAACACGGTGCTCGACGCCGAGATGTCCGGGTTCTGGACGAAGCTGCCGCTGCTGCGCGCGCTGATGCTGGCGCACCCGGAGACGGAGCTGCTCTGGTGGGTGGACTCCGACGTGGTGTTCACCGACATGCTGTTCGAGCCGCCGTGGGGCAGGTACAGGCGCCACAACCTCGTCATCCACGGATGGGACGGCGCCGTGTACGGCGCCAAGACGTGGCTCGGCCTCAACGCCGGCAGCTTCATCATCCGCAACTGCCAGTGGTCGCTCGACCTGCTCGACGCCTGGGCGCCCATGGGGCCGCCGGGCCCCGTCCGCGACATGTACGGCAAGATCTTCGCCGAGACGCTCACCAACCGGCCGCCGTACGAGGCCGACGACCAGTCggcgctcgtcttcctcctcgtgaCGCAGCGCCACCGGTGGGGCGCCAAGGTGTTCCTCGAGAACTCGTACAACCTGCACGGCTTCTGGGCGGACATCGTCGACAGGTAcgaggagatgcggcggcagtggcgccaCCCGGGGCTCGGCGACGACCGGTGGCCGCTGATCACGCACTTCGTCGGCTGCAAGCCGTGCGGCGGGGACGACGCGAGCTACGACGGGGAGCGCTGCCGGCGAGGCATGGACCGGGCCTTCAACTTCGCCGACGACCAGATACTGGAGCTGTACGGGTTCGCGCACGAGTCGCTCGACACCATGGCCGTGCGCCGCGTCAGGAACGACACCGGCCGGCCGCTGGACGCCGACAACCAGGAGCTCGGCCGCCTACTGCACCCAACATTCAAAGCCCGCAAAAAGAAGACATCCAGAGCAGCCAGGCCCATGTAA
- the LOC4332598 gene encoding peptide chain release factor PrfB2, chloroplastic, with translation MASRLLTRSTAARLLSHLRSSGALSPTHHHHHHLDNGAALASLLGLGRGGLPAAAGPWSPRDPPTRWFSSPATVAEAPMTADGLTVDSIAGKGWTILPEAESDWRSHAAAVAQSVKLIKKRLKWGWILERSRQLSVVLERPDLWDDPVFAGKVSREHGELMGKIKSVNQFEQELMEHIDMLRLAREEDDNELETETMRALAEMRRSAKEKELNALLSGDNDSCSCFIEVQAGAGGTESMDWAAMVMNMYSSWAQRRGYTVSIIEEMPGEIAGIKRATIKVDGEYAFGYAKAEVGVHRLVRISPFDSGKRRHTSFAAVAVVPILGDGSTRYQIKDSDLRIERFRSGGPGGQHANCTESAVRIVHIPTGITATCQNERSQHMNKASAMAVLQSRLDQLEIARQAQMNADHTQSLSEISWGNQIRSYVLHPYRMVKDLRTNYEVSDPDSVLNGDLDDFILNFLSTSLDEAD, from the exons ATGGCTTCCCGCCTCCTAACCAGATCAaccgccgcgcgcctcctctcccacctccgcTCCTCCGGGGCCCTGAGCCctacccaccaccaccaccaccacctcgatAATGGCGCCGCCTTGGCCTCCCTCCTGGGACTCGGCCGCGGTGGCCTCCCTGCGGCGGCCGGACCATGGTCCCCTCGAGACCCGCCGACGCGGTGGTTCTCTTCCCCGGCTACGGTGGCGGAGGCGCCGATGACCGCGGACGGGCTCACGGTGGACTCGATCGCGGGGAAGGGGTGGACGATCCTCCCCGAGGCCGAGAGCGACTGGCgcagccacgccgccgccgtcgcgcagtCCGTCAAGCTCATCAAGAAGCGGCTCAAG TGGGGATGGATACTTGAGAGATCAAGGCAGTTGTCTGTGGTGTTGGAGAGGCCGGACCTCTGGGATGATCCAGTTTTCGCTGGGAAGGTTAGCCGTGAACATGGTGAGCTCATGGGCAAGATTAAATCAGTGAACCAATTCGAGCAGGAGTTGATGGAGCACATTGACATGTTGAGGCTTGCAAGAGAAGAGGACGATAATGAACTTGAGACG GAAACCATGAGGGCATTAGCCGAAATGAGAAGAAGTGCAAAGGAGAAAGAACTGAATGCATTGCTTTCTGGAGATAATGACTCTTGCTCTTGCTTCATTGAG GTTCAGGCAGGAGCTGGAGGTACTGAGAGCATGGATTGGGCTGCAATGGTTATGAACATGTACAGCTCATGGGCCCAACGACGAGGATACACAGTCAGTATTATAGAAGAAATGCCTGGTGAAATAGCAGGAATCAAG AGGGCAACTATCAAAGTGGATGGTGAATATGCATTTGGATATGCTAAAGCCGAAGTAGGTGTTCATAGATTGGTACGGATTTCTCCATTTGACAGTGGAAAGAGGCGGCACACTTCCTTTGCTGCTGTGGCTGTTGTACCTATTCTTGGTGATGGTTCTACCCGATACCAGATAAAAGATTCAGATCTTCGGATAGAGCGTTTCCGCTCTGGTGGTCCTGGTGGCCAACATGCCAACTGCACAGAAAGTGCTGTTAGAATTGTGCACATTCCAACTGGTATAACTGCAACTTGTCAAAATGAAAG ATCACAGCATATGAATAAGGCATCAGCAATGGCAGTGCTCCAGTCTCGGCTGGACCAGCTTGAGATTGCCCGCCAAGCACAGATGAATGCAGACCACACGCAATCACTCTCTGAAATCAGCTGGGGAAACCAAATAAGATCTTATGTACTCCAt CCATATCGTATGGTCAAAGATCTCCGGACAAACTACGAAGTATCCGACCCTGATTCAGTCCTCAATGGGGACCTAGATGATTTCATCTTGAACTTTTTGTCAACGTCACTGGATGAAGCTGATTGA
- the LOC4332597 gene encoding outer envelope pore protein 16-2, chloroplastic, translating into MSGSSNSSLETRTFLDEVRGLEKNWMVDLGHPLLNRVAESFVKAAGIGAVQAVARESYFMAMEGEGGGTGAVSDSTGARKRSFPDLNGGNSSKSAEAMVKSVSKESLQWGLAAGLHSGLTYGLTEARGTHDWKNSVVAGALTGAAVALTSDRASHERVVQCAIAGAALSTAANVLSGIL; encoded by the exons atgagcgggagcagcaacagcagcctGGAGACGCGCACGTTCCTGGACGAGGTGCGCGGCCTGGAGAAGAACTGGATGGTCGACCTCGGCCACCCGCTCCTCAACCGCGTCGCCGAGAGCTTCGTCAAGGCCGCCGGC ATCGGCGCAGTCCAGGCGGTCGCGCGGGAGTCTTACTTCATGGCCATGGAAG GGGAGGGTGGGGGCACGGGAGCCGTGTCCGACTCCACCGGCGCCAGGAAGCGATCGTTCCCGGATCTCAACG GAGGGAACAGCAGCAAGTCAGCTGAGGCTATG GTGAAAAGCGTGAGCAAAGAGTCTCTCCAGTGGG GGCTCGCGGCCGGGTTGCACTCGGGGCTGACCTACGGCCTGACGGAGGCGCGCGGGACGCACGACTGGAAGAACAGCGTGGTGGCGGGCGCCCTCACCGGCGCGGCCGTCGCGCTCACCTCGGACCGCGCGTCGCACGAGCGGGTGGTGCAGtgcgccatcgccggcgccgcgctgTCCACGGCCGCCAACGTGCTCTCCGGCATATTGTGA